In Pogoniulus pusillus isolate bPogPus1 chromosome 2, bPogPus1.pri, whole genome shotgun sequence, the following are encoded in one genomic region:
- the METTL5 gene encoding rRNA N6-adenosine-methyltransferase METTL5 isoform X2, with the protein MKKLKLKELESCLQQVDTFESPKLLLEQYPTRPHIAACMLYTIHNTFDDIENKTIADLGCGCGILSIGSAILGAGLCVGFDIDADALEVFNSNVEDFELTNINMVQCDVCSLSDSMSRTFDTVIMNPPFGTKHNKGMDMVFLKTALQMAKTAVYSLHKTSTRQHIEKKADEWEVKMEVIAELRYDLPASYKFHKRKSGAPHRTI; encoded by the exons ATGAAGAAATTAAAGCTTAAAGAACTGGAAAGCTGTCTTCAACAAGTTGATACTTTTGAAAGTCCAAAATTACTCCTTGAACAGTATCCAACAAGACCTCACATCGCAG catgTATGCTTTATACAATTCACAATACTTTTGACGatattgaaaacaaaacaattgcAGATTTAGGATGTGGTTGTGGCATACTCAGCATTGGAAGTGCAATACTGGGAGCTGG attgTGTGTGGGGTTTGACATAGATGCAGATGCACTGGAAGTATTTAATAGCAACGTTGAAGACTTTGAGCTCACAAACATCAACATGGTTCAGTGCGATGTGTGTTCTTTATCTGACAGCATGTCACGGACTTTTGACACAGTTATTATGAACCCTCCCTTTGGTACCAAACATAATAAAG GAATGGATATGGTATTTCTGAAAACTGCTTTACAAATGGCAAAAACAGCTGTATATTCCCTTCACAAGACTTCAACACGGCAG CatatagagaagaaagcagatgAATGGgaagtgaagatggaagtcatAGCAG AACTTAGATATGACCTACCAGCATCATACAAGTTCCATAAGAGGAAATCA GGAGCCCCTCACAGAACCATTTga
- the METTL5 gene encoding rRNA N6-adenosine-methyltransferase METTL5 isoform X3, producing the protein MLYTIHNTFDDIENKTIADLGCGCGILSIGSAILGAGLCVGFDIDADALEVFNSNVEDFELTNINMVQCDVCSLSDSMSRTFDTVIMNPPFGTKHNKGMDMVFLKTALQMAKTAVYSLHKTSTRQHIEKKADEWEVKMEVIAELRYDLPASYKFHKRKSVDIEVDFIRFSTKKLLN; encoded by the exons ATGCTTTATACAATTCACAATACTTTTGACGatattgaaaacaaaacaattgcAGATTTAGGATGTGGTTGTGGCATACTCAGCATTGGAAGTGCAATACTGGGAGCTGG attgTGTGTGGGGTTTGACATAGATGCAGATGCACTGGAAGTATTTAATAGCAACGTTGAAGACTTTGAGCTCACAAACATCAACATGGTTCAGTGCGATGTGTGTTCTTTATCTGACAGCATGTCACGGACTTTTGACACAGTTATTATGAACCCTCCCTTTGGTACCAAACATAATAAAG GAATGGATATGGTATTTCTGAAAACTGCTTTACAAATGGCAAAAACAGCTGTATATTCCCTTCACAAGACTTCAACACGGCAG CatatagagaagaaagcagatgAATGGgaagtgaagatggaagtcatAGCAG AACTTAGATATGACCTACCAGCATCATACAAGTTCCATAAGAGGAAATCA GTTGACATTGAAGTGGATTTCATTAGATTTTCTACCAAGAAACTCCTGAACTGA
- the METTL5 gene encoding rRNA N6-adenosine-methyltransferase METTL5 isoform X1, protein MKKLKLKELESCLQQVDTFESPKLLLEQYPTRPHIAACMLYTIHNTFDDIENKTIADLGCGCGILSIGSAILGAGLCVGFDIDADALEVFNSNVEDFELTNINMVQCDVCSLSDSMSRTFDTVIMNPPFGTKHNKGMDMVFLKTALQMAKTAVYSLHKTSTRQHIEKKADEWEVKMEVIAELRYDLPASYKFHKRKSVDIEVDFIRFSTKKLLN, encoded by the exons ATGAAGAAATTAAAGCTTAAAGAACTGGAAAGCTGTCTTCAACAAGTTGATACTTTTGAAAGTCCAAAATTACTCCTTGAACAGTATCCAACAAGACCTCACATCGCAG catgTATGCTTTATACAATTCACAATACTTTTGACGatattgaaaacaaaacaattgcAGATTTAGGATGTGGTTGTGGCATACTCAGCATTGGAAGTGCAATACTGGGAGCTGG attgTGTGTGGGGTTTGACATAGATGCAGATGCACTGGAAGTATTTAATAGCAACGTTGAAGACTTTGAGCTCACAAACATCAACATGGTTCAGTGCGATGTGTGTTCTTTATCTGACAGCATGTCACGGACTTTTGACACAGTTATTATGAACCCTCCCTTTGGTACCAAACATAATAAAG GAATGGATATGGTATTTCTGAAAACTGCTTTACAAATGGCAAAAACAGCTGTATATTCCCTTCACAAGACTTCAACACGGCAG CatatagagaagaaagcagatgAATGGgaagtgaagatggaagtcatAGCAG AACTTAGATATGACCTACCAGCATCATACAAGTTCCATAAGAGGAAATCA GTTGACATTGAAGTGGATTTCATTAGATTTTCTACCAAGAAACTCCTGAACTGA
- the SSB gene encoding lupus La protein codes for MAENGDGENMSILESKICQQIEYYFGNHNLPRDKFLKEQIKLDDGWVPLEVMIKFNRLSRLSTDFGVIVEALRKSKTGLMEINEEKTKIRRSPNKPLPELNDQYKAAVKNRSVYIKGFPLDATLDDIKEWLEDKGPVENIQMRRTLQRTFKGSIFAVFDSVESAKKFTEIPNQKYKDTALIVLFKEEYCTKKNEERKQNKVEAKARAKQEKEQQEKQAADAEMKSLEEKTGCLLKFSGNLDDQTCREDLHDVFTDHGEIRWIHFVRGAKEGIILFKDTAKEALEKAKAAHNGNLQLRNKDVTWEVLEGDAEKEALKKILEDQQELLKQKSKGRKMKGKGRGGKAPQGAQKGKVQFQGKKIKFENEEEVGEDDIKTEPASPKKRPLEETEKEEPAPKQLKTENGDGDQ; via the exons ATGGCTGAAAATGGAGATGGTGAAAACATGTCTATTTTGGAAAGCAAAATCTGTCAGCAAATTGAG TACTATTTTGGCAATCACAATCTACCAAGAGACAAGTTCTTAAAGGAACAGATCAAACTAGATGATGGCTGGGTCCCTTTAGAAGTAATGATCAAATTCAACAG GTTAAGTCGTCTTTCAACAGATTTTGGTGTTATTGTAGAAGCACTAAGAAAATCCAAGACTGGTCTAATGGAAATAAATGAGGAGAAAACCAAAATCAGAAGATCTCCAAATAAACCCCTTCCTGAACTAAATGATCAATATAAGGCTGCAGTTAAAAACagatctgtatatatt AAAGGCTTTCCACTAGATGCAACTCTAGATGATATCAAGGAATGGCTTGAAGACAAAGGTCCAGTTGAAAACATTCAAATGAGAAGAACATTGCAGAGAACATTTAAG GGCTCAATATTTGCAGTTTTTGATAGTGTTGAATCTGCTAAGAAGTTCACAGAGATTCCAAACCAGAAGTACAAGGACACAGCACTGATAGTACTTTTCAA GGAGGAGTATTGTACAAAGAAGAATgaagaaaggaagcaaaacaaagtAGAAGCTAAAGCAAGAGCAAAACA GGAAAAAGAGCAACAAGAGAAACAAGCTGCAGATGCTGAAATG AAGTCTCTGGAAGAAAAGACAGGATGTCTTTTGAAGTTTTCTGGTAATTTGGATGATCAAACATGCAGAGAAGATCTCCACGATGTATTTACTGATCATGGAGAAATCAGATGGATACACTTTGTCAGAGGTGCAAAGGAG GGAATTATCCTATTTAAGGATACTGCAAAAGAAGCTCTGGAAAAAGCCAAAGCAGCACATAATGGAAACTTACAGCTTCGGAACAAGGATGTTACATGGGAGGTGCTAGAAGGAGATGCAGAGAAAGAAGCCCTAAAAAAAATACTGGAAGATCAGCAAGAATTACTGAAACAGAAATCAAAAG GTcgcaaaatgaaaggaaaaggaagagggggaaaggcaCCTCAAGGTGCACAGAAAGGGAAAGTACAATTtcaggggaagaaaataaaatttgaGAATGAAGAAGAAGTTGGTGAAGATGATATTAAAACAG AACCAGCAAGTCCTAAGAAAAGACCACTagaggaaacagaaaaagaagaacCTGCTCCAAAACaactgaaaacagaaaatgGAGATGGAGATCAGTAA